One Cedecea neteri DNA segment encodes these proteins:
- a CDS encoding methyl-accepting chemotaxis protein — MFKNLSIGSRISGSFIIILLTLVVLTLVAIMQVNKINNALIAINDVNNVKQRYAVNFRGSVHDRSIAIRDVTLVPTGELQSVIEHIRKLEQDYQASVQPMEGIFAQGSDVTTEERSQYEKIKEAEQQTLPLVNEIIALQQKGDVEGARQVILNQARPAFVNWLATINGFIDMETQLNDALANTARGIARTFHLLMLTLALVAVALGLLITWSTTRKITLSLGGEPVDLLRMTNAIAAGDLTQTPELRKKDTSSILASLSHMQNALRQLVLEVRQNAEGVASASAEIAKGSSSLSARTENQAAALQQTSAAMDQVASTVRNNAESAQYASKLASSAASEVAQGSEMVQGIVSTMEEITQESVRIADITSVIEGIAFQTNILALNAAVEAARAGEQGRGFAVVATEVRALAQRSSSAAKEIKGLITGSVQRVNSGAQEIDQAAETMSKILTTVSQVNSIVNEIAHNSAEQATGVNEVAQAVAQMDKNLQQNVALVEVTSSTATSLDTQSRILRETVSVFQVAS; from the coding sequence ATGTTTAAAAACCTTTCTATCGGCTCGCGAATAAGCGGCAGCTTTATCATTATTTTATTAACGCTGGTTGTGCTGACGCTGGTGGCAATTATGCAGGTGAATAAAATAAACAACGCGCTGATTGCCATCAACGATGTCAATAACGTTAAACAGCGCTACGCCGTTAATTTTCGAGGCAGCGTGCATGATCGTTCGATTGCCATACGCGACGTGACGCTGGTGCCAACAGGCGAACTGCAGAGCGTTATAGAACACATCCGCAAGCTCGAGCAGGATTACCAGGCCTCAGTCCAGCCGATGGAAGGCATCTTTGCCCAAGGCAGTGACGTGACAACCGAAGAACGATCTCAGTACGAAAAGATAAAAGAGGCCGAGCAGCAAACGCTCCCGCTGGTGAATGAAATTATCGCTCTGCAGCAAAAAGGCGATGTGGAAGGTGCGCGCCAGGTCATCCTCAATCAGGCTCGCCCAGCTTTTGTTAACTGGCTGGCTACCATTAACGGTTTTATCGACATGGAGACGCAGCTCAACGACGCGCTTGCTAACACAGCACGCGGTATTGCCCGCACATTCCACCTTCTGATGCTCACGCTGGCGCTGGTTGCCGTAGCGCTTGGCCTGTTAATCACCTGGTCAACCACGCGTAAAATCACGCTTTCCCTCGGCGGTGAGCCGGTTGATTTGCTACGGATGACCAACGCCATCGCCGCCGGAGATCTGACGCAAACGCCTGAGCTGCGTAAAAAAGATACCAGCAGTATTCTGGCCTCGCTCAGCCATATGCAAAATGCGCTGCGCCAGCTGGTGCTGGAAGTACGCCAGAACGCTGAAGGTGTGGCGAGCGCCAGCGCAGAAATAGCCAAAGGAAGTAGCTCGCTTTCTGCAAGGACTGAAAACCAGGCTGCGGCGCTGCAGCAAACTTCAGCGGCGATGGACCAGGTGGCGAGCACGGTGCGGAACAATGCGGAAAGCGCGCAATACGCCAGCAAGCTTGCCAGTTCTGCCGCCAGCGAAGTCGCACAGGGGAGTGAAATGGTGCAGGGGATCGTCAGCACCATGGAGGAAATTACTCAGGAGTCCGTGCGTATTGCGGATATCACCTCGGTGATTGAAGGCATTGCTTTCCAGACCAACATTTTGGCGCTGAACGCCGCCGTTGAGGCCGCCAGAGCGGGTGAACAAGGCCGGGGTTTTGCCGTTGTCGCCACGGAAGTTCGAGCCCTTGCCCAACGCTCCTCCAGCGCCGCGAAGGAAATTAAAGGCCTGATTACCGGCTCAGTACAGCGAGTGAATAGCGGTGCGCAGGAGATCGATCAGGCGGCGGAAACCATGAGCAAGATTTTAACCACCGTCAGCCAGGTGAACAGCATCGTCAACGAAATTGCACATAATTCTGCCGAACAGGCGACCGGCGTTAATGAAGTTGCTCAGGCCGTAGCGCAGATGGATAAAAACCTGCAGCAGAACGTCGCGCTGGTTGAGGTGACTTCCTCGACGGCAACCTCTCTCGATACGCAATCCCGCATTCTGCGGGAAACCGTCAGCGTTTTTCAGGTTGCCTCCTGA
- the ispD gene encoding 2-C-methyl-D-erythritol 4-phosphate cytidylyltransferase, translating into MADSSPDVIAVVPAAGIGSRMQTECPKQYLHIGDKTILEHAVASLMAHPRVGQVIVALSPNDTYFSSLPLATHPRVTVVTGGKQRADSVLAGLQAAGNAEWVLVHDAARPCLHREDLNNLLAITTSSKVGGILAAPVRDTMKRGEPGKGLIAHTVDREDLWHALTPQLFPLELLRSCLLRALDEGATITDEASALEYCGFHPELISGRADNIKVTRPEDLALAAFYLTRLTQTENV; encoded by the coding sequence ATGGCAGACTCCTCCCCGGACGTAATTGCCGTGGTACCGGCCGCCGGTATCGGCAGCCGTATGCAAACGGAATGTCCTAAGCAGTACCTACACATCGGCGACAAAACGATTCTCGAACACGCGGTGGCCAGCCTGATGGCGCATCCGCGGGTGGGCCAGGTGATCGTGGCTCTCAGTCCCAACGACACCTATTTTTCCTCTTTGCCACTGGCAACTCATCCTCGCGTCACCGTGGTGACTGGCGGCAAGCAACGTGCAGATTCCGTGCTTGCTGGCCTGCAGGCCGCAGGTAATGCCGAATGGGTGCTGGTGCATGATGCCGCGCGCCCCTGTCTGCATCGGGAAGATCTGAATAACCTGCTGGCGATTACCACCAGCAGCAAAGTCGGCGGTATTCTGGCGGCCCCGGTTCGCGACACCATGAAGCGGGGCGAGCCAGGTAAAGGGCTGATTGCCCATACGGTCGATCGTGAAGATCTCTGGCATGCCCTGACGCCGCAGCTTTTCCCACTCGAACTTTTGCGCAGCTGCCTGCTGCGCGCGCTGGATGAAGGCGCCACCATTACCGATGAAGCCTCGGCCCTCGAATATTGCGGCTTTCATCCAGAATTGATTAGCGGCCGGGCAGATAATATCAAGGTGACTCGCCCTGAAGACCTTGCCCTGGCGGCTTTCTATCTTACGCGGTTAACCCAAACGGAGAATGTATAA
- a CDS encoding protein-L-isoaspartate(D-aspartate) O-methyltransferase, whose translation MVSKRVQTLLDQLRAQGIKNEQVLEAIAQVPREKFVDEAFEHKAWENTALPIGSGQTISQPYMVARMTELLELTPQSKVLEIGTGSGYQTAILAHLVGHVCSVERIKGLQWHARRRLKQLDLHNISTRHGDGWQGWQAKAPFNAIIVTAAPPEIPTALLSQLDDGGILVLPVGDDRQFLKRVRRHGDEFLIDTVEAVRFVPLVRGELA comes from the coding sequence ATGGTAAGCAAACGCGTACAAACTCTTCTCGATCAATTACGTGCCCAGGGCATCAAGAATGAACAGGTTCTTGAGGCTATCGCGCAGGTGCCGCGTGAGAAGTTTGTCGATGAAGCGTTTGAACACAAAGCCTGGGAAAACACCGCGTTACCTATTGGGTCTGGCCAGACTATCTCTCAGCCGTATATGGTGGCGAGGATGACGGAATTGCTGGAATTGACGCCCCAGTCAAAAGTGCTGGAGATTGGCACCGGCTCGGGCTACCAGACCGCGATTCTGGCACATCTTGTGGGGCATGTTTGCTCCGTAGAACGAATCAAAGGGCTGCAATGGCACGCCAGACGTCGTTTGAAGCAGCTGGATTTACACAATATCTCGACCCGCCATGGCGATGGCTGGCAGGGCTGGCAGGCAAAAGCGCCGTTCAACGCTATCATTGTGACAGCGGCCCCGCCGGAAATCCCTACTGCGCTGCTGTCGCAGCTGGATGACGGTGGCATTCTTGTTTTACCCGTGGGGGACGACCGGCAGTTTTTGAAGCGCGTGCGGCGTCACGGGGATGAATTTTTAATCGACACGGTAGAAGCTGTTCGCTTTGTGCCCTTAGTGCGCGGCGAATTAGCATAA
- the ispF gene encoding 2-C-methyl-D-erythritol 2,4-cyclodiphosphate synthase yields MRIGHGFDVHAFGGEGPIIIGGVRVPFEKGLMAHSDGDVALHALTDALLGAAALGDIGKLFPDTDPAFKGADSRELLREAWRRIQAKGFTLGNVDVTIIAQAPKMAPHIPQMRVFIAEDLGCHMDDVNVKATTTEKLGFTGRGEGIACEAVALLHKASK; encoded by the coding sequence ATGCGTATCGGACATGGCTTTGATGTTCATGCTTTTGGCGGCGAAGGCCCGATTATTATTGGCGGCGTTCGTGTCCCGTTCGAAAAAGGGCTGATGGCTCATTCCGACGGCGACGTTGCTCTGCATGCCCTGACCGATGCGCTGCTGGGTGCTGCCGCGCTGGGGGATATTGGCAAGCTGTTCCCGGACACCGATCCGGCCTTCAAAGGTGCGGACAGCCGCGAACTGCTGCGTGAAGCCTGGCGTCGTATTCAGGCCAAAGGTTTTACTCTCGGGAACGTGGACGTGACGATTATCGCCCAGGCGCCGAAGATGGCTCCGCACATCCCACAGATGCGTGTGTTTATTGCCGAAGACCTCGGCTGCCACATGGATGACGTCAACGTTAAAGCAACCACCACCGAGAAACTCGGCTTTACCGGCCGCGGCGAAGGTATTGCCTGTGAAGCCGTGGCGCTGCTGCATAAGGCCAGCAAGTAA
- the mutS gene encoding DNA mismatch repair protein MutS, translating into MSTSETFDAHTPMMQQYLRLKSEHRDILLFYRMGDFYELFYDDAKRASQLLDISLTKRGASAGEPIPMAGVPHHAVENYLAKLVNLGESVAICEQVGDPATTKGPVERKVVRIVTPGTISDEALLQERQDNLLAAIWQDSKGFGYATLDISSGRFRLTEPEDRETMAAELQRTNPAELLYAEDFAEMSLIDGRRGLRRRPLWEFEIETARQQMNLQFGTRDLTGFGVENAHHALCAAGCLLQYVKDTQRTSLPHIRSVTMDRQQDSIIMDAATRRNLEITQNLSGGVENTLASVLDCTVTPMGSRMLKRWLHMPVRSVDVLTKRQQTIAALQERTTDIQPTLRQVGDLERILARLALRTARPRDLARMRYAFQQLPALRETLSDVSTDYVQTLREQMGEFAELRELLEHAVIESPPVLVRDGGVIAPGYNEELDEWRALADGATDYLDRLEIRERERLGLDTLKVGFNAVHGYYIQVSRGQSHLVPINYVRRQTLKNAERYIIPELKEYEDKVLTSKGKALALEKQLYDQLFDLLLPHLEALQKSATALAELDVLVNLAERAYTLNYTCPTLTDKPGIKLVGGRHPVVEQVLSEPFIANPLNLSPQRRMLIITGPNMGGKSTYMRQTALIALLAYIGSFVPAQQAEIGPVDRIFTRVGAADDLASGRSTFMVEMTETANILHNATENSLVLMDEIGRGTSTYDGLSLAWACAESLANRIKSLTLFATHYFELTTLPEKMEGVANVHLDAVEHGDTIAFMHSVQDGAASKSYGLAVAALAGVPKDVIKRARQKLRELESISGNAAASQVDGTQMSLLVAAEETSPAVEALENLDPDSLSPRQALEWIYRLKSLV; encoded by the coding sequence ATGAGCACTAGCGAAACCTTCGACGCCCACACGCCAATGATGCAGCAGTACCTGCGTCTTAAATCCGAACACCGTGACATCCTGCTGTTTTACCGCATGGGTGACTTCTACGAACTGTTCTATGACGATGCAAAACGCGCTTCTCAGCTGTTGGATATCTCCCTGACCAAGCGCGGGGCTTCTGCAGGCGAACCGATTCCTATGGCGGGCGTGCCTCATCACGCGGTGGAAAACTACCTGGCCAAGCTGGTGAATCTCGGCGAATCCGTGGCTATCTGCGAACAAGTTGGCGACCCGGCAACCACCAAAGGGCCGGTTGAGCGTAAAGTCGTTCGCATCGTCACACCGGGCACCATCAGCGATGAAGCGCTGCTGCAGGAGCGCCAGGATAACCTGCTGGCGGCTATCTGGCAGGACAGCAAAGGTTTTGGCTATGCGACGCTCGACATCAGCTCCGGGCGCTTCCGCCTGACCGAGCCGGAAGACCGCGAAACCATGGCCGCGGAGCTTCAGCGCACCAATCCGGCCGAGCTGCTGTATGCGGAAGACTTCGCCGAGATGAGCCTGATTGATGGCCGCCGTGGTCTGCGCCGCCGCCCGCTTTGGGAGTTCGAGATTGAGACCGCGCGCCAGCAAATGAATTTACAGTTTGGCACTCGAGACCTGACCGGTTTTGGCGTCGAGAACGCCCATCATGCACTTTGCGCTGCCGGCTGTCTGCTACAGTACGTCAAAGATACCCAGCGCACTTCCTTGCCGCATATTCGTTCCGTGACCATGGACCGGCAGCAGGACAGCATCATTATGGATGCTGCCACACGACGTAACCTCGAGATCACCCAGAACCTGTCTGGCGGCGTGGAAAACACTCTGGCCTCGGTGCTGGACTGCACCGTGACGCCAATGGGCAGCCGTATGCTCAAACGCTGGCTGCATATGCCGGTGCGTAGCGTCGATGTGCTCACCAAGCGGCAGCAAACTATTGCGGCCCTGCAGGAGCGCACCACAGACATTCAGCCTACGCTACGCCAGGTCGGCGACCTGGAACGTATTCTTGCCCGCCTGGCGCTGCGCACCGCTCGCCCACGCGATCTGGCACGTATGCGTTATGCCTTCCAGCAGTTGCCCGCCCTGCGTGAAACCTTGTCGGACGTAAGCACCGACTATGTGCAAACCCTGCGCGAGCAGATGGGCGAGTTTGCAGAGCTGCGCGAATTACTCGAGCATGCCGTTATCGAATCGCCGCCGGTGCTGGTGCGTGACGGCGGCGTTATCGCCCCAGGCTATAACGAAGAGTTAGACGAATGGCGAGCCCTGGCCGATGGCGCAACTGACTACCTGGATCGGCTGGAAATCCGTGAGCGTGAACGCCTGGGCCTGGATACGCTGAAGGTCGGGTTTAACGCCGTGCACGGCTACTACATCCAGGTCAGCCGCGGCCAAAGCCATCTGGTGCCGATCAACTATGTTCGCCGCCAGACGCTGAAAAACGCCGAACGCTACATTATTCCTGAGCTGAAAGAGTACGAAGACAAGGTCCTGACCTCTAAAGGCAAAGCGCTGGCGCTGGAGAAACAGCTTTACGATCAGCTGTTTGATTTGCTGCTGCCGCACCTGGAAGCGCTGCAAAAAAGCGCTACCGCGCTGGCAGAGCTGGACGTGCTGGTGAACCTGGCCGAGCGCGCTTATACCCTGAACTACACCTGCCCGACGCTGACCGACAAGCCCGGCATTAAGCTGGTCGGTGGCCGCCATCCGGTGGTGGAACAAGTGCTCAGCGAACCGTTTATCGCTAACCCGCTAAACCTTTCCCCTCAGCGCAGAATGCTGATTATTACTGGCCCGAACATGGGCGGTAAAAGTACCTATATGCGCCAGACCGCTCTAATTGCTCTGCTGGCCTATATCGGCAGTTTTGTGCCGGCGCAGCAGGCAGAAATCGGCCCAGTCGACCGCATCTTTACCCGCGTGGGCGCTGCCGACGACCTGGCTTCCGGCCGCTCAACCTTCATGGTGGAGATGACAGAAACCGCCAACATTCTGCACAACGCCACGGAAAATAGTCTGGTGCTGATGGACGAGATTGGCCGCGGCACGTCGACCTATGATGGCCTGTCGCTGGCCTGGGCCTGTGCCGAAAGCCTGGCCAACCGTATTAAGTCACTGACGTTGTTCGCTACCCACTATTTCGAGCTGACCACGCTGCCGGAGAAAATGGAAGGCGTAGCCAACGTTCATCTGGATGCCGTGGAGCATGGAGATACCATCGCCTTTATGCACAGCGTGCAGGACGGCGCAGCCAGCAAAAGTTACGGTCTGGCCGTAGCCGCGCTGGCGGGTGTGCCAAAAGACGTGATCAAACGTGCGCGCCAGAAGCTACGCGAGCTGGAAAGCATTTCCGGCAATGCGGCCGCAAGCCAGGTGGATGGCACACAAATGTCACTGCTGGTTGCGGCAGAAGAGACATCTCCGGCCGTAGAAGCGTTGGAAAATCTCGATCCGGATTCACTTTCTCCACGCCAGGCGCTGGAGTGGATCTATCGGCTGAAGAGTTTGGTGTAA
- the surE gene encoding 5'/3'-nucleotidase SurE: protein MRILLSNDDGVHAPGIQVLAKALREFAEVQVVAPDRNRSGASNSLTLESSLRTFTLANGDISVQMGTPTDCVYLGVNALMHPRPDIVVSGINAGPNLGDDVIYSGTVAAATEGRHLGLPALAVSLDGHQHYETAAAVTCSILRALAREPLRTGRILNINVPDLPLDQIKGIRVTRCGSRHPADQVIRQEDPRGNTVYWIGPPGEKLDVAPDTDFAAVDEGYVSVTPLHVDLTAHSAHEVVGHWLEKAGVEAQW, encoded by the coding sequence ATGCGAATATTGCTGAGTAACGATGACGGAGTCCATGCGCCTGGCATTCAGGTGCTGGCGAAGGCGTTGCGTGAATTTGCCGAGGTGCAGGTGGTGGCGCCGGACAGGAACCGCAGCGGCGCATCAAACTCGCTGACGCTCGAGTCATCGCTTAGAACTTTTACCCTGGCTAACGGGGATATCTCCGTTCAAATGGGAACGCCGACGGATTGTGTCTATCTCGGCGTCAATGCTCTGATGCATCCGCGCCCGGATATTGTGGTGTCGGGCATCAACGCCGGGCCAAACCTCGGCGACGACGTTATCTACTCCGGTACCGTTGCTGCTGCGACGGAAGGCCGTCATTTAGGACTTCCGGCCTTAGCTGTCTCGCTGGATGGTCATCAGCATTATGAGACCGCTGCGGCTGTCACCTGCTCTATTCTCCGGGCGCTGGCTCGGGAGCCACTGCGCACCGGGCGCATTCTGAACATCAACGTCCCTGATTTACCGCTGGACCAAATCAAAGGCATTCGCGTTACGCGCTGCGGCAGCCGTCATCCGGCGGACCAGGTGATTCGGCAGGAAGATCCGCGTGGCAACACGGTTTACTGGATTGGCCCGCCAGGGGAAAAACTGGATGTTGCGCCGGATACCGACTTTGCTGCCGTTGACGAAGGCTATGTTTCGGTGACGCCGCTGCACGTCGATTTAACCGCACATAGCGCCCATGAAGTCGTTGGCCACTGGCTTGAAAAGGCCGGAGTTGAGGCGCAATGGTAA
- a CDS encoding Type III secretion system effector HopBA1 translates to MFSAVGQSNRVQPAALNASGRIHPDIKIKPPVNDPVQALANLFRDNKLAYLGDVHGQLAIPEFVGHAIPELKKAGVDLLAVEFVKYSDNALFREALAHGKEATKNFIMNAWSKHGEAWVDKVAGALYEAHKAGISVAGIDRHIPGAAPKTPMEAIKYMNKRLALNIAWNAAAEKEERAIGARKTLVWGGGGHFHHSREQGPKDMRPGPVVSFDSSGKAPGCSLNDKDDNSHLVINFPK, encoded by the coding sequence ATGTTTTCTGCAGTCGGTCAGTCAAATCGCGTTCAGCCCGCCGCCCTTAACGCCAGCGGAAGGATCCATCCTGATATTAAAATTAAGCCGCCGGTAAACGATCCTGTTCAGGCCCTGGCTAACCTGTTCCGTGATAACAAACTTGCCTACCTGGGCGATGTGCATGGTCAGCTTGCGATCCCTGAATTTGTCGGGCATGCCATTCCCGAGTTGAAAAAGGCTGGAGTGGATCTGCTGGCGGTAGAGTTTGTGAAGTACAGCGATAACGCCTTGTTCCGCGAAGCGCTGGCTCATGGCAAAGAGGCGACAAAAAACTTCATCATGAACGCCTGGTCAAAACACGGCGAGGCTTGGGTGGATAAGGTTGCCGGGGCGCTTTATGAAGCCCACAAAGCCGGGATTTCCGTCGCTGGCATTGACCGCCATATTCCCGGCGCTGCGCCAAAAACGCCGATGGAAGCCATCAAATACATGAACAAACGGCTGGCGCTCAATATTGCCTGGAACGCTGCGGCAGAAAAGGAAGAGCGTGCCATTGGCGCTCGTAAAACGCTGGTTTGGGGCGGCGGCGGTCATTTTCACCATAGCCGTGAGCAAGGGCCTAAAGATATGCGTCCCGGCCCTGTGGTGTCCTTCGATTCGAGCGGTAAAGCCCCGGGCTGTTCGCTGAACGATAAGGACGACAACAGCCACCTGGTGATTAATTTCCCGAAATAA
- the truD gene encoding tRNA pseudouridine(13) synthase TruD, with product MDMQNLTWLHGKPQGSGVIKASPEDFVVIEDLGFGPDGDGEHLLLRILKSGCNTRFVADALAKFLKVHAREVSFAGQKDKHAVTEQWFCVRLPGKEMPDMSAFTLEGCQVLEFARHRRKLRLGALKGNRFTLVLREVSDRPEMEQRLQAVAEQGVPNYFGSQRFGIGGNNLHQAKRWAESNAPLRDRNKRSFWLSAARSALFNQIVSQRLKKTDFNQVVDGDALQLAGRGSWFVATPEELPTLQQRVNDGELLITASLPGDGEWGTQNAALAFEQQSVAEEEVLLGLLKRERVEAARRAMLVQPKGLSWNWWDDVTVELNFWLPAGSFATSVVRELMNTAGDYANIAE from the coding sequence ATGGACATGCAAAACCTGACGTGGCTGCACGGCAAGCCGCAGGGCAGCGGCGTCATCAAGGCCAGCCCGGAAGATTTCGTGGTCATTGAGGATTTGGGCTTTGGCCCGGACGGTGACGGCGAGCACTTGCTGCTGCGCATTCTGAAAAGCGGCTGCAATACGCGTTTCGTGGCCGATGCGCTGGCGAAATTCCTCAAGGTTCATGCGCGCGAAGTCAGCTTTGCCGGGCAAAAAGACAAACATGCGGTGACCGAACAGTGGTTCTGCGTTCGCCTGCCGGGCAAAGAGATGCCGGACATGAGCGCTTTTACGCTCGAAGGTTGTCAGGTGCTGGAGTTTGCTCGCCACCGCCGCAAGCTGCGCTTAGGCGCGCTGAAGGGAAACCGCTTTACCCTCGTCCTGCGCGAAGTGAGCGATCGCCCCGAGATGGAACAGCGTCTGCAGGCCGTAGCGGAGCAGGGCGTGCCTAACTATTTCGGTAGCCAGCGGTTTGGCATCGGCGGGAATAACCTGCATCAGGCGAAGCGCTGGGCTGAAAGCAATGCGCCGCTGCGCGACAGAAATAAACGCAGTTTTTGGTTGTCGGCGGCCCGCAGCGCGTTGTTTAATCAGATTGTTAGCCAGCGCCTGAAAAAAACAGACTTTAATCAAGTTGTTGATGGCGATGCGCTACAATTGGCAGGACGCGGCAGCTGGTTTGTGGCGACCCCGGAAGAACTTCCCACCCTGCAACAGCGAGTGAATGACGGCGAACTGCTGATCACCGCTTCGCTGCCGGGCGATGGCGAGTGGGGAACGCAAAATGCAGCGCTGGCTTTTGAGCAGCAATCCGTGGCGGAAGAAGAGGTTCTGCTGGGGCTGCTGAAGCGTGAGCGAGTGGAAGCGGCGCGCCGTGCGATGCTGGTTCAGCCGAAAGGGCTGAGCTGGAACTGGTGGGATGATGTCACCGTCGAGCTGAACTTCTGGTTACCGGCGGGGAGCTTTGCCACCAGCGTTGTCAGGGAACTCATGAACACAGCGGGTGATTATGCGAATATTGCTGAGTAA
- the rpoS gene encoding RNA polymerase sigma factor RpoS: MSQNTLKVNELNEDAEYDENGVEAFDEKALVEEEPSDNDLAEEELLSQGATQRVLDATQLYLGEIGYSPLLTAEEEVYFARRALRGDVASRRRMIESNLRLVVKIARRYSNRGLALLDLIEEGNLGLIRAVEKFDPERGFRFSTYATWWIRQTIERAIMNQTRTIRLPIHIVKELNVYLRTARELSHKLDHEPSAEEIAEQLDKPVDDVSRMLRLNERITSVDTPLGGDSEKALLDILADEKDNGPEDTTQDDDMKQSIVKWLFELNAKQREVLARRFGLLGYEAATLEDVGREIGLTRERVRQIQVEGLRRLREILQAQGLNLEALFRE, translated from the coding sequence ATGAGTCAGAATACGCTGAAAGTTAACGAGTTAAACGAAGACGCGGAATATGATGAGAACGGAGTTGAGGCTTTTGACGAAAAAGCCCTTGTAGAAGAGGAACCCAGTGATAACGACCTTGCAGAAGAAGAGCTGCTGTCACAGGGTGCAACACAGCGTGTACTAGATGCGACTCAGCTTTATCTTGGAGAGATCGGTTACTCTCCATTATTAACAGCCGAAGAAGAAGTTTACTTTGCTCGCCGCGCCCTGCGCGGTGATGTGGCCTCCCGCCGACGCATGATCGAAAGTAACCTGCGCCTGGTGGTAAAAATTGCCCGTCGTTACAGTAATCGTGGTCTGGCGCTGCTGGATCTGATTGAAGAGGGCAATCTGGGGCTGATTCGTGCGGTTGAGAAGTTCGATCCAGAACGTGGATTCCGTTTCTCAACGTACGCTACATGGTGGATTCGTCAGACCATCGAACGGGCAATCATGAACCAAACCCGTACGATTCGCCTGCCGATTCATATCGTGAAAGAGCTGAACGTTTACCTGCGTACCGCTCGCGAACTCTCCCACAAGCTCGACCACGAGCCGAGTGCCGAAGAGATTGCCGAGCAGCTGGATAAACCGGTTGATGACGTTAGCCGTATGCTGCGTCTCAACGAGCGCATTACCTCGGTAGACACCCCGTTGGGCGGTGACTCTGAGAAAGCGCTGCTGGATATCCTCGCGGACGAGAAAGACAACGGCCCGGAAGACACCACGCAAGACGATGACATGAAACAAAGCATCGTGAAGTGGCTGTTCGAACTGAACGCTAAACAGCGTGAAGTACTGGCTCGCCGTTTTGGTCTGCTGGGTTATGAAGCTGCGACGCTGGAAGATGTGGGTCGTGAAATCGGCCTGACTCGTGAACGCGTTCGTCAGATTCAGGTTGAAGGCCTTCGCCGTCTGCGTGAAATTCTGCAGGCTCAGGGGCTGAACCTCGAAGCGCTGTTCCGCGAATAA
- the nlpD gene encoding murein hydrolase activator NlpD — MSAGSPTFTLRRAAMLTLTSLWLAGCTSNNNTQAPISSVGGNGNSSGSSTGSLLVTKPPTMSAPIQQPQIQPVQQPQIQPVRQPQAQPVVSEPVRTENGRIVYNRQYGNIPKGSYAGGSTYTVKRGDTLFYIAWITGNDFRDLAQRNNVPAPYGLEVGQTLQVGNASGTPITGGNAVTAADARAQGVATPVEQNSTRVVASKPTITYSEDSGEQSATKMLPGNKPAGTVVTAPVTAPVVSSTEPTVSSTSNSSPISTWRWPTDGKIIENFAATEGGNKGIDIAGSKGQAIIATAAGRVVYAGNALRGYGNLIIIKHNDDYLSAYAHNDTMLVREQEEVKAGQKIATMGSTGTSSTRLHFEIRYKGKSVNPLRYLPQR; from the coding sequence ATGAGCGCGGGAAGCCCAACTTTCACTTTACGCCGGGCGGCGATGTTAACGCTAACCAGCCTTTGGCTGGCAGGCTGTACAAGCAATAATAACACCCAGGCACCCATCAGTTCCGTTGGCGGCAACGGCAATTCTTCAGGTTCTTCAACCGGCAGCCTGCTGGTGACTAAACCACCGACAATGTCCGCTCCGATTCAGCAACCTCAGATCCAACCTGTTCAGCAGCCGCAGATTCAACCGGTTCGTCAGCCTCAGGCCCAGCCTGTCGTTTCTGAGCCAGTACGCACCGAAAATGGCCGTATTGTTTACAACCGCCAGTACGGCAATATCCCTAAAGGGAGTTACGCGGGCGGCAGCACCTACACCGTTAAACGTGGCGATACTCTGTTCTACATTGCGTGGATCACCGGGAACGACTTCCGTGACCTGGCGCAGCGCAACAATGTACCGGCCCCGTACGGTCTGGAAGTAGGGCAAACCCTGCAGGTAGGCAACGCCTCCGGCACGCCAATCACCGGTGGGAACGCCGTGACCGCCGCCGATGCCCGCGCACAGGGCGTTGCGACACCAGTTGAACAAAACTCAACCAGGGTAGTTGCTTCTAAACCGACAATTACGTATTCTGAGGATTCAGGTGAACAGAGTGCTACTAAAATGTTACCGGGCAATAAGCCTGCTGGGACAGTCGTCACAGCACCGGTAACGGCACCTGTGGTTAGCTCTACCGAACCTACCGTCAGCAGTACGTCTAACAGCTCGCCAATTTCAACCTGGCGCTGGCCGACCGACGGTAAGATCATCGAAAACTTTGCGGCCACCGAAGGCGGCAACAAAGGGATCGATATCGCTGGCAGTAAAGGACAGGCCATTATCGCGACCGCCGCAGGGCGCGTGGTATATGCCGGTAACGCACTGCGCGGTTACGGTAATCTAATCATCATCAAACACAACGATGATTATCTGAGTGCCTACGCCCATAACGATACAATGCTGGTCCGGGAACAAGAAGAAGTTAAGGCGGGGCAAAAAATAGCTACCATGGGTAGCACCGGAACCAGTTCTACACGATTGCATTTTGAAATTCGTTACAAGGGGAAATCCGTAAACCCGCTGCGTTATTTGCCGCAGCGATAA